A genomic segment from Oncorhynchus clarkii lewisi isolate Uvic-CL-2024 chromosome 14, UVic_Ocla_1.0, whole genome shotgun sequence encodes:
- the LOC139366163 gene encoding alpha-2Db adrenergic receptor-like, giving the protein MDVAKFTTVTNTSQDTNTSSAPRPLPQTEVGSALIILVVTVIILVTIVGNALVIVAVLTSRALRAPQNLFLVSLACADILVATLVIPFSLANEVMGYWYFGSTWCAFYLALDVLFCTSSIVHLCAISLDRYWSVTKAVSYNLKRTPKRIKSMIAVVWVISAVISFPPLIMTKHNEHECLLNNETWYILSSCLVSFFAPGLIMILVYCKIYKVAKQRSSTVFVAKTGLERQPSQSETCFVRKERMEMESPSSQSSEDHHRQEELDYIDLEESCCASDNKPRNHRFSKRRKVEVSDCCPPQSCRLSWASARASQLFQDPKNATNATLVAQRHHLAAHRHHLVAAASKTKVAQMREKRFTFVLAVVMGVFVLCWFPFFFTYSLHAICRESCYIPGALFNAFFWIGYCNSSVNPMIYTIFNRDFRKAFKKIVCRTSKRTNTT; this is encoded by the coding sequence ATGGATGTAGCCAAGTTTACAACCGTTACCAATACCTCGCAGGATACCAACACCTCGAGCGCCCCAAGACCTCTCCCGCAAACGGAGGTGGGCTCCGCGCTCATAATCCTTGTGGTCACCGTGATCATTCTGGTCACCATCGTCGGTAACGCGCTGGTCATCGTGGCCGTGCTCACCAGTCGGGCTCTCCGCGCCCCCCAGAACCTTTTCCTGGTGTCCCTGGCGTGCGCAGACATCCTCGTGGCGACACTGGTCATCCCGTTCTCCCTTGCCAATGAGGTCATGGGTTACTGGTACTTTGGGAGCACCTGGTGCGCCTTTTATCTGGCACTGGACGTCCTCTTCTGCACCTCCTCCATAGTCCACCTGTGCGCCATCAGTCTGGACCGCTACTGGTCAGTCACCAAGGCCGTGAGCTACAACCTGAAGCGGACCCCCAAGCGAATCAAGTCCATGATAGCCGTGGTGTGGGTCATCTCCGCCGTCATCTCCTTCCCACCTCTCATCATGACCAAGCACAACGAGCATGAGTGTCTGTTAAACAACGAGACCTGGTACATCCTATCTTCTTGCCTCGTGTCCTTCTTCGCCCCGGGCCTCATCATGATCCTGGTGTACTGTAAAATCTATAAAGTGGCCAAGCAGCGCTCCTCCACCGTGTTCGTGGCTAAGACCGGCCTGGAGAGGCAGCCCTCTCAGTCCGAGACGTGCTTCGTGAGGAAGGAGCGGATGGAGATGGAGAGCCCCAGTAGCCAGAGCTCCGAGGACCACCACAGGCAGGAGGAGCTGGATTATATCGACTTGGAGGAGAGCTGCTGTGCGTCGGACAACAAACCACGGAACCACCGCTTCTCCAAGCGTAGGAAGGTGGAGGTCTCGGACTGCTGCCCGCCACAGAGTTGCCGTCTCTCCTGGGCCTCAGCGCGCGCCTCGCAGCTTTTCCAAGACCCCAAAAACGCTACCAACGCGACCCTGGTGGCCCAGCGACATCACCTCGCGGCACATCGGCATCACCTCGTGGCGGCTGCGTCCAAGACCAAAGTGGCCCAGATGCGCGAGAAGCGCTTCACGTTCGTGCTGGCCGTGGTGATGGGGGTGTTCGTGCTCTGCTGGTTCCCTTTCTTTTTCACATACAGCCTGCACGCGATCTGCAGGGAGAGCTGCTACATACCCGGCGCGCTCTTCAACGCCTTCTTCTGGATTGGCTACTGTAACAGCTCAGTGAACCCTATGATATATACAATTTTCAACAGGGATTTCCGTAAAGCGTTTAAGAAAATCGTATGCCGGACTTCAAAACGCACTAATACCACTTGA